The Gordonia sp. KTR9 genome contains a region encoding:
- a CDS encoding vWA domain-containing protein: MKLSAALDVEVVAHEAADEVTVLLELQAPAGPVTNRTPTAFQIVLDRSGSMSGAPLDGARKALTGVVAQLDPADVFGVVTFDDAADVVVPAAPLSDKQRTADAIAGIVSGGCTDLSSGYLRALQEVRRGIGAAGIRGGTVLIISDGHVNRGIRDVDDLASVTAKAAADGVVTSTLGYGRGYDETLLSAMAKAGNGNHVFADDPDAAGAAIAGEVDGLLAKAAQAVTLTVRFVPQVMHLTLYNDLPVHQTAEHELMIELGDLHSLEQRKLLLQMKVDGLAALGLVQVADLELRYVETATLTEHTVTVPISVNVVPGDELGDRVPDPKVHSEKLYQEGQAEKLRASRAFEHGDIEGGESALGVARARLTEAAAFCPPEDRQTIDDEVGALDGLAADIRTTGAGYVSKATRDSYHLANRKRGRRRD, encoded by the coding sequence ATGAAACTCTCTGCTGCGCTCGATGTCGAGGTCGTCGCTCACGAAGCCGCGGACGAGGTGACCGTGCTGCTCGAACTGCAAGCACCCGCCGGACCCGTCACGAACAGAACTCCGACTGCTTTCCAAATCGTGCTCGACCGAAGTGGCTCCATGTCCGGTGCCCCACTTGACGGTGCACGCAAGGCACTCACCGGCGTTGTCGCGCAACTCGATCCCGCCGATGTCTTCGGTGTTGTCACCTTCGACGACGCGGCTGACGTCGTGGTTCCTGCCGCCCCTCTCTCGGACAAGCAGCGTACCGCCGACGCCATCGCGGGGATCGTGAGCGGTGGCTGTACCGACCTGTCGTCCGGTTACCTGCGGGCTCTGCAGGAGGTGCGGCGAGGCATCGGCGCGGCCGGCATCCGCGGCGGGACCGTGCTGATCATCAGTGACGGCCACGTGAACCGGGGTATCCGGGACGTCGACGATCTCGCGTCGGTCACCGCCAAGGCCGCCGCCGACGGGGTCGTCACCTCGACACTTGGCTACGGCCGCGGGTACGACGAGACACTGCTCTCTGCGATGGCGAAGGCAGGCAACGGCAATCACGTTTTTGCCGACGACCCCGATGCGGCAGGGGCGGCGATCGCCGGGGAGGTAGACGGTCTGCTGGCCAAGGCAGCTCAGGCGGTCACCCTTACGGTGCGATTCGTTCCGCAAGTAATGCATCTGACCCTGTACAACGACCTCCCGGTCCACCAGACCGCCGAGCACGAGCTGATGATCGAGCTCGGCGATCTCCACTCGCTGGAGCAGCGGAAACTGTTGTTGCAGATGAAGGTCGACGGCCTTGCAGCACTGGGACTTGTCCAGGTCGCCGACCTCGAGCTGCGCTACGTGGAAACTGCGACGCTGACCGAGCACACCGTGACCGTGCCGATCTCGGTCAACGTGGTGCCCGGCGACGAACTCGGCGATCGCGTCCCCGACCCCAAGGTGCACTCCGAGAAGCTCTACCAGGAGGGACAGGCCGAGAAGCTGCGTGCATCGCGAGCCTTCGAGCATGGTGACATCGAAGGCGGCGAGTCCGCACTGGGCGTTGCGCGTGCTCGTCTCACCGAGGCTGCCGCGTTTTGTCCCCCGGAGGACCGTCAGACCATCGACGACGAGGTGGGCGCGCTCGATGGGCTCGCCGCCGACATCCGCACTACAGGTGCGGGTTACGTCTCGAAGGCGACCCGCGACTCGTATCATCTCGCCAACCGCAAGCGCGGCCGACGCCGGGACTGA
- a CDS encoding nuclear transport factor 2 family protein: MAGDGQVASIKRLKYRYWRASDAKDVSAFRDCFVRSGARIDYGSMGTFDDADALTDIFRRVALHKKDGRFAILDMHHGMHPEITLTSETTAAGRWSLRFRQVNLLDRTETVMVGEYDDEYIVEDGEWKIAASTLTERWRMRQPLASEVEITEGKFVTDLKS; the protein is encoded by the coding sequence ATGGCTGGAGATGGGCAGGTCGCTTCGATCAAGCGACTCAAGTACCGCTATTGGCGGGCATCAGATGCCAAGGACGTGTCTGCGTTTCGCGACTGCTTCGTCCGCTCCGGCGCGCGGATCGACTACGGATCGATGGGCACGTTCGACGATGCCGACGCACTCACCGACATCTTCCGTCGGGTGGCACTGCACAAAAAGGACGGCCGGTTCGCCATCCTCGACATGCACCACGGCATGCATCCCGAGATCACCCTCACCAGCGAGACGACCGCGGCGGGACGATGGTCGTTGCGCTTCCGTCAGGTGAACCTGCTCGACCGAACCGAAACGGTCATGGTGGGGGAGTACGACGACGAGTACATAGTCGAGGACGGTGAGTGGAAGATCGCCGCGTCGACGCTGACCGAACGCTGGCGGATGCGGCAACCGCTAGCGTCCGAGGTCGAGATCACCGAGGGGAAGTTTGTCACGGATCTCAAAAGTTGA
- a CDS encoding class I SAM-dependent methyltransferase, whose amino-acid sequence MVEQSIWMQKVAEDPNHSSWYVERFRDLAREGNDLVGEARLIDAMAARGSRILDAGCGPGRVGAYLAEVGHDVVGVDVDPVLIQAAEVDHPGPRWLVNDLAELDLPARGIAEPFDLIVSAGNVMAFLAPSTRVTVLERLRAHLRDDGRAIIGFGAGRDYAFDEFLENAATAGFAQDLLLESWDVRPFNQQSEFLVAVLRPA is encoded by the coding sequence ATGGTCGAACAGAGCATCTGGATGCAGAAGGTCGCCGAGGATCCGAACCACTCGAGCTGGTACGTCGAACGTTTCCGTGACCTCGCTCGGGAGGGCAACGACCTGGTCGGCGAAGCGCGGCTCATCGACGCAATGGCTGCACGTGGATCTCGCATCCTCGATGCGGGATGCGGCCCGGGCCGCGTAGGTGCTTACCTCGCCGAGGTCGGACACGACGTCGTCGGCGTCGACGTAGACCCCGTACTCATCCAGGCCGCCGAAGTGGACCACCCGGGCCCGCGCTGGCTGGTAAACGACCTCGCCGAACTCGACCTCCCCGCCCGCGGCATCGCCGAACCGTTCGACTTGATCGTCTCGGCCGGCAACGTGATGGCGTTCCTCGCCCCGAGCACGCGCGTGACAGTCCTCGAGCGACTGCGCGCACATCTCCGCGACGACGGTCGCGCCATCATCGGATTCGGCGCCGGCCGCGACTATGCGTTCGACGAGTTCCTCGAGAACGCCGCCACCGCCGGCTTCGCTCAGGACCTTCTGTTGGAATCCTGGGACGTCCGGCCGTTCAATCAGCAGTCAGAGTTCCTCGTGGCGGTCTTGCGGCCGGCGTAG
- a CDS encoding uracil-DNA glycosylase translates to MNGRNAEPDVVADKLARIRAPHVAPLNDLADRIAQAEGLSKGEVPYVDPDTGGVDARMLVLLDNPSTKAESATGSGLLSLDNNDRTARNCREAYARHGVRSKDVMHWNVVPFPVAGVKNGGSTPGERARGVRWTREVVDSLLNLEIVLLLGAAARDGWRRATITRPGIYVPAANVPHCSMRGLNTAGGRERFEAAIADVSERLRRS, encoded by the coding sequence GTGAACGGACGCAACGCCGAGCCCGACGTTGTCGCCGACAAGCTGGCTCGGATTCGCGCGCCTCACGTTGCTCCCCTGAATGACCTGGCGGACCGGATCGCCCAGGCGGAGGGCCTCAGTAAGGGCGAGGTGCCGTACGTCGATCCCGATACCGGCGGTGTCGATGCCCGGATGCTGGTGCTTCTGGACAATCCGTCGACAAAGGCCGAGTCGGCGACCGGTTCTGGATTGCTAAGTCTGGACAACAACGATCGGACCGCGCGCAATTGCCGGGAAGCGTATGCGCGTCACGGGGTCCGCTCGAAGGACGTCATGCACTGGAACGTCGTACCGTTCCCGGTCGCCGGGGTGAAGAACGGCGGTTCGACACCTGGTGAGCGGGCACGTGGCGTTCGGTGGACCCGTGAAGTTGTGGACTCGCTACTCAACCTCGAAATCGTGTTGCTGCTCGGGGCAGCAGCCCGCGACGGCTGGCGCCGTGCGACTATCACTCGTCCCGGCATCTACGTGCCGGCGGCCAATGTTCCACATTGTTCGATGCGAGGCCTGAACACCGCGGGCGGGCGTGAGCGTTTCGAAGCCGCAATTGCCGACGTCTCTGAGAGACTCAGACGGTCCTGA
- a CDS encoding DUF3558 family protein, with protein MPRGEFHLQILKALRILKRRAIISRTSCLFVIPLAAYMLTSCGVSGTPLAGEVAASSSMSEPVELNTEIRQTDDRGRALPFENKFPNRWSINNNGTTYEPCTYVSSVTLSRFGLDPDSVEDAALSDFQTARGCRWYYLDDPLSSLSQSVGNLVRPGLGLQGHKDRISIAFDLLPDIVVAGRAVIRGSKGQGSCSVFVRSGDAVVGTSVTRFDIVRPPTAEVCNTAVEFLRATIADIPL; from the coding sequence ATGCCTCGTGGCGAATTTCATCTACAGATACTGAAAGCGCTACGAATATTGAAACGTAGAGCCATAATTTCGCGGACCAGTTGTTTGTTTGTAATCCCTCTCGCGGCTTACATGTTGACATCATGTGGTGTTTCTGGAACTCCGCTAGCCGGCGAGGTTGCCGCTAGCTCATCGATGTCGGAGCCCGTAGAACTAAACACCGAAATCAGACAAACCGACGACCGGGGCCGTGCTCTACCGTTCGAGAACAAGTTTCCGAATCGCTGGAGCATAAATAACAATGGCACTACATATGAACCGTGTACCTACGTGAGTAGCGTTACGCTTTCTCGGTTCGGACTAGATCCCGATTCAGTTGAGGACGCAGCACTATCAGACTTTCAGACTGCGCGTGGATGCCGATGGTATTACCTTGATGACCCTCTTTCGTCGCTCAGTCAGTCAGTTGGCAATTTGGTGCGGCCCGGCTTGGGCCTCCAGGGGCACAAGGACCGGATCTCCATCGCTTTTGACTTGCTCCCCGACATCGTGGTTGCGGGAAGGGCTGTGATTCGTGGGTCGAAAGGCCAAGGAAGTTGCTCAGTCTTTGTCCGATCCGGCGACGCGGTCGTAGGAACCTCAGTTACCAGATTCGATATAGTCCGACCCCCGACTGCTGAAGTTTGCAACACGGCTGTTGAGTTCCTTCGCGCGACTATCGCCGATATCCCGCTGTAG
- a CDS encoding SseB family protein, with translation MTTYVDEVRAYLSGFGDPPRLYDALRDASLAVPLDQNRRLFTLVESGIPWMLAFTTPERLRDFAELTDRNLDEVRYLDVPGHALIDRVLDQAPEPTGLVIDPATPSTMTFPPSRELTPHCYYDDEGEVVR, from the coding sequence ATGACGACATATGTCGATGAGGTGCGGGCGTATTTGTCCGGTTTCGGTGATCCACCTCGGCTCTACGATGCCCTCCGCGATGCCAGCCTCGCCGTTCCGCTCGACCAAAACAGGCGCCTGTTCACGCTGGTCGAATCCGGTATCCCCTGGATGCTGGCGTTCACAACCCCTGAGCGTCTGCGTGACTTCGCCGAACTCACCGACCGAAACCTCGATGAGGTCCGCTACCTCGACGTTCCCGGTCACGCGCTGATCGACCGCGTCCTCGACCAAGCCCCCGAACCCACCGGCCTCGTCATCGACCCCGCGACACCGTCGACGATGACGTTTCCGCCGAGCCGCGAGCTGACGCCGCACTGCTACTACGACGACGAGGGCGAGGTAGTCCGATGA